The proteins below are encoded in one region of Silene latifolia isolate original U9 population chromosome 2, ASM4854445v1, whole genome shotgun sequence:
- the LOC141641533 gene encoding uncharacterized protein LOC141641533, with the protein MTIGDTSGSKIEPSSPYYLGPQDKPGDSITPIRLTSENYDEWSHDVRIALKSRRKFVFVNGTINEPKPPCTDDDWETIQSMLVSWLSHTITPEVKALLPKFENAKQLWDAIQERFGVVDGSRIQQIIGGLRDCRQTEGMSITVYYGKLCQLWDDLDKHHPIIDCKCCTNCTSAKQQLERRASERLHSFLLGLLPDPYASLRSVILAQTPLPTVARAFLMLCQEERVRGLSTVTDPQPELASFNVTPTNTFLNKPPSQMTRTERQKLYCSHCKRSGHDRSMCFDLLGYVPDWYYDLKNARGSNSGRGSSNRGRGGGRGSGGSRSRDEGGNTRSDGTQTESSNSVHTKAAAGASADAPPAASASLVNVYGTPSHDHSGKWLIDTGCSHHVTGNFALLSDVQTIPSRIVGLPDGSKIFASLAGRVIVTSTITLHPVLFVPQLTCNLISASQLSDTLNCEIVTNATLCVIQDRATRAEIGRGDRLDGLYYLRTSMAAAHAVDAHPSLLNLWHNRLGHPSEQIIKLLPFLRNKEHSLSKPCEVCHRAKHIRSSFPLSINNSMQAFEIIHCDLWGPYEVPSCSGARYFLTLVDDFSRGVWVYLLNNKTEVPHKFKLFIAMIKRQFSAEIKIVRSDNGTEFHPLKPYFSEQGMVFQSSCVGTPQQNGRVERKHQHILNVARALRFQSGLPIKFWGECVLAAAFVINRTPSRVLQGVTPYERIYQKCPNFDMLRVFGSLCFAHNQKSKGDKFASRSRKCVFMGYPSGQKGWYLYDIERREFLVSRDVKFYEDKFPFIHENYGEHSLGMSDDIFVDWDYDPSDNMTEASPTPETDTPAATLPSQPQSPAPSPDDTPPTQSPVLGRGQRTRVPNSTLRDYVLDFDSDDSSDSSPSQASRLLVSSPSSGTPYPLANYFTSHKFSAPHRSYLAALTTHTEPRNFKTAVQSSEWRKAMADEMKALIDNETWVL; encoded by the coding sequence ATGACGATCGGTGATACCTCCGGTTCCAAAATTGAACCGTCTTCCCCTTACTATCTCGGTCCTCAAGACAAACCCGGTGATTCCATCACCCCTATTCGACTTACTTCCGAAAATTACGATGAATGGTCACATGATGTGCGTATTGCGTTAAAATCGCGACGTAAATTTGTGTTCGTTAATGGTACTATTAATGAACCGAAACCCCCTTGCACGGACGATGATTGGGAGACTATACAGTCGATGCTCGTTTCGTGGTTGTCTCACACAATCACACCGGAGGTCAAGGCTCTCTTACCAAAGTTTGAAAACGCTAAACAATTGTGGGATGCGATTCAGGAGAGGTTCGGTGTTGTTGATGGGTCACGGATTCAGCAGATTATTGGTGGTCTTCGTGACTGCCGCCAGACGGAAGGTATGTCCATCACTGTTTACTACGGGAAACTGTGTCAATTATGGGATGATCTCGACAAACATCACCCTATAATTGATTGCAAGTGTTGTACTAATTGTACCAGTGCAAAGCAACAGCTAGAACGTCGGGCATCTGAACGCTTGCACTCCTTTTTGTTGGGATTGTTACCTGATCCGTACGCCTCACTACGGTCAGTTATTCTTGCTCAAACACCGTTGCCCACTGTGGCACGCGCTTTTCTTATGTTATGTCAGGAAGAACGGGTTCGTGGCTTGAGTACAGTGACCGACCCTCAACCTGAACTTGCTAGTTTCAATGTTACTCCCACAAATACCTTCTTGAATAAACCCCCGTCCCAAATGACTCGTACCGAGCGACAAAAATTGTACTGTAGTCACTGTAAGCGTAGCGGACATGACCGTAGTATGTGCTTCGATTTGCTCGGGTACGTACCCGACTGGTATTATGATCTTAAGAATGCCAGGGGTTCTAATTCTGGCCGCGGGTCTTCCAACCGTGGTCGTGGGGGTGGTCGTGGCAGTGGGGGGTCACGTTCTCGGGATGAAGGTGGCAACACTCGCAGTGATGGTACTCAAACAGAGTCGAGCAACTCCGTTCATACGAAAGCAGCCGCAGGTGCCTCGGCTGATGCTCCACCAGCAGCTTCCGCATCCTTGGTAAATGTTTATGGCACGCCTAGCCATGACCATTCCGGTAAGTGGTTAATTGATACGGGTTGTTCCCACCATGTAACCGGTAATTTTGCTTTGCTCTCTGATGTTCAAACTATTCCAAGTCGCATTGTGGGACTACCCGATGGTTCGAAAATTTTTGCTTCCTTAGCTGGTCGTGTTATCGTCACTTCCACCATCACTCTGCATCCCGTTTTATTTGTACCACAATTGACTTGCAATTTGATTTCCGCATCACAATTGAGCGATACTTTGAATTGTGAAATAGTAACAAATGCTACGTTATGTGTGATACAGGACCGGGCTACGAGGGCGGAGATTGGTAGAGGAGACCGGCTCGATGGACTATACTATCTTCGGACAAGCATGGCCGCTGCTCATGCCGTGGACGCGCATCCGTCATTACTTAATTTATGGCATAATAGATTGGGACATCCGTCCGAGCAAATTATCAAACTGCTTCCTTTCTTACGTAATAAAGAACATTCTTTGTCAAAACCGTGTGAGGTTTGTCATCGGGCTAAGCACATTCGTAGCAGTTTTCCTTTAAGTATAAATAATAGTATGCAAGCATTTGAGATTATTCACTGCGATCTATGGGGCCCGTATGAGGTTCCGTCTTGCTCCGGGGCTCGATATTTTTTAACTTTGGTCGATGATTTCTCACGTGGGGTATGGGTGTATTTACTGAATAATAAAACCGAAGTCCCACATAAATTCAAATTATTTATCGCTATGATTAAAAGACAATTCTCCGCCGAGATAAAAATTGTGAGAAGCGATAACGGGACCGAATTTCACCCACTAAAACCATACTTTTCCGAGCAAGGCATGGTTTTTCAGTCATCCTGTGTAGGtacccctcaacaaaatggacGTGTTGAAAGAAAACATCAACACATTTTAAATGTTGCTCGGGCTCTGCGGTTTCAGAGTGGGTTACCCATTAAATTTTGGGGGGAATGTGTGTTGGCTGCGGCATTTGTAATTAACCGGACACCATCTCGTGTCCTTCAGGGTGTGACACCGTATGAACGCATTTATCAGAAGTGCCCGAACTTTGATATGCTTCGTGTCTTTGGGTCATTATGTTTTGCTCATAATCAAAAATCAAAGGGCGATAAATTTGCTAGCCGTAGTCGGAAATGTGTCTTTATGGGCTATCCTTCGGGTCAAAAAGGTTGGTATTTATATGACATCGAGCGTCGAGAATTCTTAGTGTCACGTGATGTCAAATTCTACGAGGATAAATTTCCATTCATTCATGAAAATTATGGTGAACACAGCCTGGGAATGTCGGATGATATTTTTGTGGATTGGGACTATGACCCCAGCGACAATATGACTGAAGCCAGCCCAACTCCAGAAACCGATACACCTGCTGCTACCCTACCGTCCCAGCCTCAGTCCCCTGCACCCTCACCGGATGACACGCCCCCTACTCAGTCCCCTGTTTTGGGCCGTGGGCAGCGAACACGGGTCCCGAATTCGACGCTTCGTGATTATGTTCTTGACTTTGACAGTGATGATAGCAGTGATAGTAGTCCATCGCAAGCCTCTCGTCTCCTCGTCTCCTCTCCCTCATCAGGTACCCCGTATCCTCTAGCTAATTATTTCACATCTCATAAATTTTCTGCTCCACATCGTTCTTACCTGGCAGCTCTCACGACACATACGGAGCCCCGTAATTTCAAAACTGCCGTTCAAAGTAGTGAATGGAGGAAAGCTATGGCTGATGAGATGAAGGCTCTTATTGACAATGAGACTTGGGTTTTGTAA